The Pyrus communis chromosome 5, drPyrComm1.1, whole genome shotgun sequence region AGCCTGGTAAGGGTTACCATGGGCCTGCAGCCCCTCTAAGCCCAAAACTAGCAACTTTTGAGTTGTTGAGCTTTGTCTTAAGTCCCTGGCCCAAACCTGCAACAAGCTCGTAGCTTGCTAGGTTCACCCCATGCACCAAGCTCGTCTGCAGCAAGCCCGTATCGCTTGTTGGGTTTTGCCCAAGTCTTGCCCGACTTGCCTATAGCTTATGCTGCTGGGCTTGACTTGCCCCAACCCAAAAACCTGGGAGCCAGCCTTGGCTGGGCCTCCTGCACCAACCTGCAAACCAGCTTTAAGCTGGGCTTGCCTCATGCCTTATTTTGGCCCAAACCAGTAGCTTTTGTTGCTGGGCTTACCCATACCACATGGCCCTGAGCCCTGTAGCTTTCCCACGGCCCAATGGCCTGCAGCTGTGCTACAGGGCTCGTACCCACATTGCAACTAGCCTACTTTATGCTGGGCCGCGTTATCTTTTTCGACCCAATGCTAATTTTTGGCATTCCCACGTTATAAATCATACCCAACTTTggtttacaataattaattctaatttaattattacTTGGTTTATCGCTAACCGAAGCTAATATGATCTGtttgtcattattttgcttccacgatTAACCCCGTTTGgtccgatctattgaattaattaaaagtgaccagcAATCCATTAATctaataattaatccaaaataatTGACCTGaaaatcacttttggacattaacaattcaataaattatttttatactttgaaccattGACATCCTTTCGTTGTCCCAAAACTCTCACACTTGAGCTCCCGAAGAAACTCATATCCAGtacacttaaatcagcatattgcattatTTGTTCTTGCCGGAACCTCTCCTTTATGAACTAatcgttcataaaactaaattgaacctgtagtttcatatttagtgcctttgaaacccgaagtttcattcaaaacttaccacatgaaacctgtagttttcatgcttaaattaaaccaatacatatCTATAGAAcccaaattttctatgatgttTGTCTATGGCTTTCCATATGACTAACCACGTTTTTGTACCCGCTGTTTTAGGGActtgtcgaacttgaacaagctcgatttcaccgCTCTAGAAGTACCTAAGACGTGAAACTCCATCTCATTGCAAAgggtattagagccaccatTGAGGAACCTATCGACGATGAACCCGTCGACGAAGATGAGAAGCTATGATCATCATCCGAAGACACATCTATGATGCACTGCAGACCGAGTACCTCGTTAAGGAGGATCCACTCACCCTTTGGCTTGCTCTGGCCGATTGTTTCGATAACTAGAAAGACATTTACTTGCCTAAAGCAAGATATGGCTAGCAGCATATACGCTTCCAAGTGTTTAAGTccatgaatgaatacaactctgaaatTTGTAGAATCCGATCACTGTTTAAGTTCTATAAAGTGGACTTAAAAGACAAGGATCTACATTTTCGAAAATGAAATAAACATTGGTTTGATCATTTGAAATGTGaatttttacttcatttttttctATATACGTACAAACTCTGATTTACAAactaaaatcaataaatatacAACAATGTTCTGTACACAGTGAGTTATACAATTGATCTTCTATTTCTTTTGCTGTGGAAGGCCATTGAGCAATTGATTTCTCCCAGCCAAAACCTTGTCGAAGACGGAATCCACCTCCTTTCCCAAACCGTCCACAGACTTCTCAAACACCTCTATTTTCCTTCTCAATTCCTCGGCTTCTACTCCGCTGTTCTTTCCAATTTCGATTGCTGCTGCAAGGCCCGTCACTGCATCGTTAAGCTCCTTCACCTCCTTCAATCCACCATTTCTCTCCATTATTTCACTCACTCTTGAATTCAACCCCGAAAGCAATGAGTCAACGAACCTTCCACCAGAATTCTTCACCTCCAAGTATGGCTTGGGATTCCCAGCTAATCCAGACATCAAAATCCCACCTAGCCAGAATACCAATTCCTGCATAACCCCCAAAGCTTGTCGAATCACTGTTTCCTTGCTAATCAAGCAACTTCCTTTCCCAACTTCTTCATTTCCTTGAAATCTGATTCCCTTGCTCAAACCCTTTGGTAGGAATTGGATTGCCTTCAGATGCTCCAAAGCCGAAGAAGGCGACGATTTCTCCACCAGGCTCAAACCATGAGCCAGTGAAACCCTAGCCTTCCCAAGATTAGACAGAGAAGAACAGACAGAATTGCAAAGCTCCAACAAACTCAAACTGTATTTGAGATACTCATCCACAGAAGTAGCTCCCCATCTGCTCATGGGAAAATCTACTTCCACAACCAGCTTTGCAAAAGCACTTTGGACGATGGGTAGGAGCTCAAAGCACTGTTGAATCCATGGAAATGATGGAATCTCTGACCCTGCAGATTCTGATGAACTCAGAGGCAACAACTTTTTCAAGGAGTTTGAAACATGGGTTTGGAAGGCATCCAGAGATGCCGATAAGGCGGATTCCGACAGttggtggtggttgtggtggtggtggtggtgattctCCAGCTTGGAGTAGATTTGGTTAAACTTTTGCACCAAGAGAACCATTGCAAAGTAATGAGGGTTTTCGTTTGGAAATTTGGTTTGTGCCTTGTGGTTGAGTTGTTGGAAAATGTGGGTTTGTGTGTTATATAAGCTGTGGGGGTTGCGTTGAAAAAGTCCACATGGCGTGTTCGTTTTGGCTGAACAGATGGACACAGAAAAGAGTTGAAACCAGGTGCGTGCCATTAGGCCAATTACCAATTGAAAATTGTAAAAACTGAGGAGGGACATTGGCGGCGGTCAAATGTTCTTATCTTGTTTGTTTGTACTAATCCTTGAAAGACACTTTTGGAGCAATGGAGATTGTCTATTATTTGTTTTGCAAAGTTAGCATCTGATTAAGTGATATGCTTTTTAATTCTGAACACGTTTTTTTGCAAGTGATGTTACTTAGTTTGGTACATGAATAACACATATtaaatgactttttttttttttggtaaaacatATTAAATCACCTAAAAGTACATATTGTTGGACAAAGTGATCGTTGCATTCCTCTTTCGTCAACATGcgtattttaatttatttctagtcttaaattttgagaatttaaagaaattaaaagaccAAAACAATAGAACGTGTAGAAGAAAACGATAGTGAAAGCTACTACTACTAGTTGAGAGTAAAAATGATTTCACAATAGGATGTTAGCATCCAACTCAAAACCATCTCTATCATAGCACGTGGTGTACTGACTTGTGTTTTGTGTATACAAAAAATTCCCTCCAGATGCAGCACATTGGTTCCTTTGTATATGTTTTTATTGGTCGCAGTTGCTGCAGCAGCGCATTGTTTGTTAGTCGGTAGCTTAAACCATAATGTTACTTGATTGTTTCACGGCTTTACTATAAGAATATTACTTTATTAATGtctttgtccttatcgttaaaattcaaagttttcaagccattttcattagttttcctatttttTAATGCCAATTAACTGGTAAACTATGAATGTCCATATAATCTAAAGGTTTTAAACATGTGTGGCAATTTACTCTTTTGCAcgttattatttatttacttcttgtttaaattatgtttttatattttgttatttaaaaagttaaataaataaacaaaaacactGCCCACTACGAGCTTTGTTTTGGTTTATGTCATCGTAGTAGTACTACAAGGCCTCCCTTGTTAAAGATGATTGGCTGGGACAAAACAAGAAAACTgacatttatttattctttcaaAATGTATTTAATACAGTGAATATCATATCCAAGTCAATCTTCTCTAATAAACAAGTCCCGAGTGTTCCTTTTTTTTGAAAGTTCACGTTTGGCTCAAACAGTGTTTGAAATCAACAGATATTGTCGATATTTCTTACACACATGTTAAATAACGGAAAAACTTGTATATTTTGTCTAAACCAGTGTTTGACAATCCCTAacatttcatttcaaatttccaTAATTTTTATCCAAAGTAATCAATATCGATATTTGATATAtccatcgatatttttataaatttgcaTATTAATATTCTACCGATACTGCTATTTTAAACGATGTCTCAATTCGATTGGTACGAATAGTAAATGTGGGAAACAGTCAAACTCGTAAACAGAGTTATGAGAGAAGTAAAGGACCCTCAGAACTCCCAAATGTAGGGAAGGAAGGAAGAATctggaaggaaggaaaggaaggacaAATTTTGTTCCATACAAAGAAAACACGTACAGGCTACAAGCTACGGCTGTACTGAAACTAAATACTAGAATCCCAAGTCAACGCACGTTTTTGTTTTCCGTGATGCAACTATTTGCACCCACTGCACACAAAACTGCGTGCGTGGAAACGTGCATttaccactttttttttttttggaaacaacGTGCATTTACCACTTAATTGGCGTGTAAACGTGCTTCTTTCAGTTTTTTAGGTTGCAATTTTGCTAACTGTATTTTATAGAAAAGTCAATTGTCTAAACTAAAAGCTCCCGTTGTCtgaaatacaaaagaaaagaaaagaaaatataaggctttttaactaaaatgatttttgaaactgagataacttctcactttgatTTTTTACAATGAAAATCAATATTAGTCGTCAATGAGTTTGTCCACCGTAAATAAATTTGGTTCTTCTATGAAAACTAGATCAATATCATCACTAAACGGTCACGTGAATGACTACGTGACCACCCTTTTATGGATATTCTTGTCAAACCAACTCATCTACTTAATAAggatattgacagattttttACATAAAGAACAAAGTGATTTACAGTGGATAAAGTTAAGGACGCTTTTTATCGATTTTCATTGGTACCGACCAAAGAGAATAGTTATGACAATTTTATAGAACATTTTGgctaaaatgatttttgaaattagGATAACTCCTCACTCTGATTTCTGACAATGAAAATTGACACAAGTCGTTgatgagtttgtccaccataaaTTAATTTGGTTCTTCTGTGAAAACTATATCAATATCATCACTAAATTGTCACATGAAGGACTACGTGACCACCCATTTATGAGTATTCTTGTCAAACCAAACCCTCTACTTAATGAGGATATTAACAGATTTTTCACATAAAGAACAAAGTGAATTACAGTGGATAAACTTAAGGAcgttttttattgattttcattgTTAGCGACCAAAGAGAATAGTTATGACAATTTTAGAGAATATTTTGGCTATAAAGCCAAAATATTAAAGCTTATTTTCATACTTAATTGGGAAACAAAAGTGAATTACCTGACACTTTATAAAGATCAAGGAAAACTCTACCAGCAGCAGCACAAGACCACTCTTGCCACTCCTGACAAAGCCTTCTCGGAGTTTATGAACGGGAATGAGCGGATCCTCGTTCGGGATCCTCaaatcatgtccgttcatcgtacatggTATGGTcagaaataattttaaatacttttatttaaaattaaatataaataatacctgacGAAAACAGGCTGCACGATGTACTACAGCAAGTCTTGCACAGCAAATTCTAAAgcaaaaatcattttcttttctcttcctgTAAAATGTTTATGAACAGAAATTAGAAAATGGAAGGAATCTACTACTGCCTAAGAACACACCACACAAGCACCCCAGCGCGACCCTGTTCAATAATTGAGAAATCGAAGCACTATCTGTTACCAAAGAGTCAACTTCTAAGGGGCTTAGCCTTGCGTATGTGACCCATACTATTAACAAGATCTTTCCGGGTACATACAGGGAATATATTTATCTTCTTGAGCACTTTCAACCGCCATAATACATATGGGAAACTAAGCTGATCACGAGAAGTGAACCGAACCACCTCGTTGAACCAGAGGCACATAAACATATTAGTCAATGGTGTATGCTCCCTCACGATAACAGATGCTTCAGATAAAGCTGCACAGGTTAACGACACAATGGTTCAGTACAGGAACAAAATGCAAGACAATGATATAACCAGCTTTGTAGTTTTGGAGTTTTTCATATTAAGTATGGTTATTTCTTAATTCTCAAGTATCCAAATAAGCTTGGTGGCAGACAGCGAGGGAGGGCTCATAACCCACTTTAAACACAAATTGGGAAAATATGAATCTGAAGTAGACTGATGGGGAGCGGACTGGCAACTGGAATCAGTGTAGGGGTATATGATGCGCAGAGGAGCAAGTTAAAATATGCAGAATTGAGGCAATCAACAGATTGTTTCAAATTACGAACAGACTGATAAGAAAACATGAATAAACAGATTGATTTTATATTTCGACTACTCTTCTCAATGTCAAAATTTTAAGATATTTACATTCGGTAAAACCCAGGAGTAAGTCACCTTATATACAGAATTAAGGAAAGCAATAAGGCATGCAGTAGGCTTAACTGCTcctgcttcaaaaagatgtacTCAACAAAGAAGCAATGGAATTCAAGAATTGCTACAATCATGAAGCATCATAAATAGCAATATTTCATAAGAGAGATCAAGCCAGAAcaagtgaaagaaaaagaagcataCCCTTCTTTCCGTTGAACCTCTTGTCATCTGGCAAGCCATCATGGCGGTATTGAGTCAATTGCACCTCAACTTCTTCTGGTTTGGCCTTGTTTTTTTTCACAACAGCCTTCGCTTCATCATAAACGCTACTGCGAGCTCCATGTTCTGAGATCGCAAGTACAGAATTTGAACGCCAAAGTAGGGCGTCGAGCACACCTAAAGGGTCCCTCCTAAATTGGGACTTTGAATCTACCCAAATGGAATACTTTGCACGAGGAAAAAGACGATGGGGCAACATCTAACACCAGAAAAAATATACGAAGTCTCAGATAAATATCCACATACACCTATACATGATATTTGGCTAGCACTTGTAACAGAACTTTTTGGATATTTGACATTTAGCTTAAACCTATTATATCATGAAGAACAGATCCAGCGTCCCTTTGATTAATATTGTTCTGCTTAAATTATTGTACTTTACTTGACTTATTAATGTAATTACAGAAAATAGGTTCCATGTTGCAATAGCTTTCATGtatcatgaaaacaaaaatgtttgcaaaaattaaaaagtaaagaaaatgaCAGATGACAAGAGATAGCAACATGATcaggataaattttttaaattgaacttaaacaaactaaatgaaaatagagaaaaagataataatttAACCTAACTCTGAAAGTTGTTACCTTTGGGATCTTTCCGTTTAACCTTTGGTCCGAAAAGGGAAGATCTTTAACAACCACAATGCGCCATTTCCCAATAAATCCATTCCCATCAATTCTATGTTCAGCCGCTTCCTGTGTACTTAGAGTAATTTCATCCCAAAAAGCGACATAGCAAACCTGCATACATTCAGTACTCATAAGAATTTATAACTTTGAAGCTAATTAGTAATATTTGACTGAAAAGACAAAAACCTTTCGAAGTGTTGCATCTGACATTCCAATAGGCTGATAAAGATCATCTCCACCACCAAATGCACATGTGGACACTACAACCTTGCAACTATCCATGTACCCCTTGTCTTCATTTGAGATTTTAAACCCTCCATTTTCACTGTAGAAACCACAGTTCATAGTAACAGTTTCATTTACCTGTGAGCAACAAATTTCTAACAATATGAACACCGCCTCACAgtacaaattattattattatttctgtTTAAAATCGGGCAAAAAGTAAAGACCTCAATGTGCTTCACAATGAAAATAACATCTACATCAAAACCTAAAGAAAATAGATGCATCTTAAAATTTGACCTTTAACATGACAAAGACCAGATAGAATACTAAACCAGTTCAAAGTTTCAAAACAAAGATGCAGCTTATAACCTTAAACGATTTCGCTCTCTGATCCAGAGTTTGACTTCCGGTAAATGAATTAAATCTTGGGGCCTGTGTGTGCTCCTGAGAAAGACTGTTGTTCCCTCCTGAAAACGGAGTGTCATTCTCTGATATGTATACCACTTTCTTAACAGGAGTATTGGAATCTTCGCGAATAGGAATTTCCAGATGCTCAAGTTCTTCAGGAGATAGGATGTCCAAACAACCTAACATTACCGCAAATTTTCGTCACATTTCAAAATGCTTCAATACTCCAAtcctaaataaaataaaattttccaaataCAGTAAAATGCACAACCCAATTATCAGTAACACTAAAGAAACAACAAAGCAAGCTCGGCAATCACTCCGAATCGTTAACTAATGCGGGTGCCAAGCAATGCATGATAATCGGCATTCGGGCAGTCCCATTAATCTAACAGGCACAATTCTAGCTTACACTCATTGAAATTTACAACGTCATTAGAAAAGTAAGTAACTTACAACACTATGCAGATTGCAGAATCGTTTCCTTATATActctttagaaagaaaaattaaagattttGAACTCGTTCTTAACACAATTTCGATTACCCATTGTACAATTGCATCCGAAACGTATGGCAATTAAGCAAGAGTTGAACTTACGTTGTCTAACGCCTCCAACAACCCGAGTCGTATGATCGAGCCGATTCAAATTCCCCTCCGATTTCTTCTCCAAACTCGAGTTCTTCACCGTTTCCGCGCCAACCAAACTCGGCTTTTCCGGCGCACTGAGTTCCGATTTCACCACCAAACTCGGCTTCCTACCAATCCTCGAAACCTCGTATAAGAGCAACCCAAGGGCCGGGAGAAAAATGAGAAGTGCCCAGTACCTGACGAGCTTTCTAGCGACTCGGTAGAGGAACTCGTTCTTGAGTCGGTGGCCGAGTTTCTTGCGCTTTCTTCGAACTCGAACTCGCATCCGGCCGAGTTCGTCCGCTTCGTCGTCGGAGACTGAGATTGATATGCTGTTGTTGCTGAACATTGACGACGACGGCTTCGACCGCGGAAATTGAAATCAGTGACTTGGAAGTGGATTTGGGTAAATTACGGGCTTTGAGATCAAATTTTGCGAAGTATGAGCTCCTTTTTCCTGCTGTGAAGTTTCTCAGCGTAGGACGGTATGAGCCGGAATCGATTTCTTACGgtaatttttttggtaattgcCACGAtataactattttgttttcaatttttattttctttaatttaaattgaaattttgtttgataagtatttaggaaaaaaaattctctccggatcctttcaccaaattcatcaAGATCATAAATTTggatccttaaaatttgattcaacggctataaATAATagttcactttaaaagttataataattttaactgttgaatcaaatttcgaATGCCAAAATTTGTGGCTTTGGTGGATTTGGTAGATTTAGGTTTATAGCCtctgtaatttattttttttataagaaagtTCTTCTGATTTGGTCTCtaaattagaatttgatttagGAAATCCCCTCCAGATCCATTATGTGGGGTCTTATGGATCCCCACATCTCAACCGTTCATCGTGTATCGTACGTTTAGTTTTGGTCaggtattatttatgtttaatttaaaataataaaagtcaAATGATTCAAAGGTCATGAACATTTGGTGTTTAATAGGGCTTAAaatttgggagttttaacgaaaaacctacagtattgttcactttaacgaaaaaccacatttttacgttaaaaagttaattctggtactattcattttaccatttattttgtctttatcgttaaaattcaaagttttctagctattttcattagttttcctttaaaatttcTTTAAGGGCTATCAGAGCTTGATCTCTAACAAAATAGGATCACTAAGAGCTCGTTTGGacgtgcttttaaaataagtgaaagtatttttgtaaaaatatttttggaactcatctatagtaaaaatgcaaatgaatTATGAAAAATCACTTAAAGTACTTCCTAGAATAAGCACATAACTGATGCTTCTtgcaaaaaacacttgaagtgcttttacaacagaaaaatattttctctcaaAATACTTTTAATCATTCTAAAATATATCCAAACGAGTCATAATAATTTCTCATAGTGGGTGATTTTCGACTTTGGTGTGAATTAAACGACACgtgtgtttgttaatttttcactGAGGTTAATTTGTGGGTTTTTATTCACCCCTACTTATGGGTTCTAGAGACCTGAGAGCCACTCCAAGGGTTCTGGGGTTTGCCGTGAGAAATCGTTCGTCGCCGGCAGCATCTAACATGGTTCTACTCTGCAGCTCAAAGACCCCCAGGTTATACTCTTTAATATTTTCCTCTCCATTTGCTTCCAGAAACGAGAGATTAGTGATTGAAAATGTAGAACCCTCACTTTCTTCTCTTCAAAACCAGTTGCTTTACAGACCCATCACCTcaaaaatcccagaaaaccaACACAATTTCACCGTCGATTACCTCATAAGGTCATGTGGGTTGTCCCCAGAAGCTGCAATTTCAGCGTCCAAAATGCTCGAATTGCAAAACCCAGAAAGGGCAGACTCTGTTTTGGCCCTTCTGAGAGACCACGGCTTCTCCGAAATCCAGATCTCAAAGCTCGTCAGGTCGTACCCGAGAGTTCTGTTGGCGTATCCGGAGAGAACCCTTTTGCCCAAGATCAAGTTTTTCAGCTCCCTCGGAGTTTCCAAGGAGGAGCTTGCCAAAACTCTGGCTTCTACTCCACATCTTTTATCGGTAAGCTTGGCGAACCGAATTGTACCCACTTATGAGTTCCTTAGGAGTCTGATTTCGGAGAAGAATGTTGTTTCGGTTTTCAAGTTTCGATCTCGAATTTTCTTGGAAGGTCACTGCAAGAATGTGGCTCCAAATATTGGGCTGTTGAGAGAATTGGGTGTTTCCCAATCATGCATTTCTCTGATGCTAGCTCAATGCACCCAAACTTTAATGCAAAAGCCTGAAAATTTTGGTAAAGTTGTGGATGAGGTGAGGGATAAGggacttgatcttgaaaaaGCGACTTTTATGTTTGCGCTACGCTCATTGTCTGGTAAGAATAGTAAGTTGATATGGGATCGAAG contains the following coding sequences:
- the LOC137733517 gene encoding protein BPS1, chloroplastic-like, with the translated sequence MVLLVQKFNQIYSKLENHHHHHHNHHQLSESALSASLDAFQTHVSNSLKKLLPLSSSESAGSEIPSFPWIQQCFELLPIVQSAFAKLVVEVDFPMSRWGATSVDEYLKYSLSLLELCNSVCSSLSNLGKARVSLAHGLSLVEKSSPSSALEHLKAIQFLPKGLSKGIRFQGNEEVGKGSCLISKETVIRQALGVMQELVFWLGGILMSGLAGNPKPYLEVKNSGGRFVDSLLSGLNSRVSEIMERNGGLKEVKELNDAVTGLAAAIEIGKNSGVEAEELRRKIEVFEKSVDGLGKEVDSVFDKVLAGRNQLLNGLPQQKK
- the LOC137735247 gene encoding probable hexosyltransferase MUCI70 — protein: MFSNNSISISVSDDEADELGRMRVRVRRKRKKLGHRLKNEFLYRVARKLVRYWALLIFLPALGLLLYEVSRIGRKPSLVVKSELSAPEKPSLVGAETVKNSSLEKKSEGNLNRLDHTTRVVGGVRQRCLDILSPEELEHLEIPIREDSNTPVKKVVYISENDTPFSGGNNSLSQEHTQAPRFNSFTGSQTLDQRAKSFKVNETVTMNCGFYSENGGFKISNEDKGYMDSCKVVVSTCAFGGGDDLYQPIGMSDATLRKVCYVAFWDEITLSTQEAAEHRIDGNGFIGKWRIVVVKDLPFSDQRLNGKIPKMLPHRLFPRAKYSIWVDSKSQFRRDPLGVLDALLWRSNSVLAISEHGARSSVYDEAKAVVKKNKAKPEEVEVQLTQYRHDGLPDDKRFNGKKALSEASVIVREHTPLTNMFMCLWFNEVVRFTSRDQLSFPYVLWRLKVLKKINIFPVCTRKDLVNSMGHIRKAKPLRS
- the LOC137735390 gene encoding transcription termination factor MTEF18, mitochondrial-like, which produces MVLLCSSKTPRLYSLIFSSPFASRNERLVIENVEPSLSSLQNQLLYRPITSKIPENQHNFTVDYLIRSCGLSPEAAISASKMLELQNPERADSVLALLRDHGFSEIQISKLVRSYPRVLLAYPERTLLPKIKFFSSLGVSKEELAKTLASTPHLLSVSLANRIVPTYEFLRSLISEKNVVSVFKFRSRIFLEGHCKNVAPNIGLLRELGVSQSCISLMLAQCTQTLMQKPENFGKVVDEVRDKGLDLEKATFMFALRSLSGKNSKLIWDRSREVYRSWGWSEDDILFAFRKNPQCMNLSEKKITLAMDFFVNKMGWSSGLLAKCPAVLCLSLENRIIPRCSVVKVLLLKGLINENFSLSYVLLQVEKLFLERFVTRYLDQVPQLLSLYQGKVEIEDL